A single region of the Caldivirga sp. genome encodes:
- a CDS encoding DUF763 domain-containing protein: MGLTGFADLPLHEGHVPPWLFGRMVNLTSLLIRLMYDEYGVKGTIRLFSNPIFFQSFNNIIGMDWDSSGSTTVTTAALKEALGSMDIGIKVVGGKGEHALKVPDELRELEKSFNISSEELITASRLVAKVDNVALQDGHRLYHHSMIIGDDGTWAIIQQGLNPETKYARRYHWWMETSFINNPHEGIVGVKNDHALNTVSSISERARSTIIDIVNQDPVKVNRDLLRVKSMVRGYGNKSILSYISGSDYEPPSYYNPRLNIIVNRGLGVSEEALRRARGVSSFKDLLLVKGMGPSTMLALALIAQLIYDTPVDWTDPVNLDPRRFAFALGGKDGSPYPISKEIYDTVLDLLNRIVDNISKDSGLKPYLKHIAKVAKKLNLPVDLVKPTY, from the coding sequence GTGGGGTTAACAGGGTTCGCTGACTTACCACTACATGAGGGGCATGTTCCACCATGGTTATTCGGTAGGATGGTTAATTTAACCTCATTATTAATTAGGCTAATGTATGATGAGTATGGGGTTAAGGGGACTATAAGACTCTTCAGTAATCCAATATTCTTCCAGTCCTTCAACAACATAATAGGAATGGACTGGGACTCCTCAGGCAGCACCACGGTAACCACCGCAGCGCTTAAGGAGGCATTAGGCTCCATGGATATTGGAATCAAGGTGGTTGGAGGTAAGGGGGAACACGCATTAAAGGTTCCTGATGAATTAAGGGAACTTGAGAAGAGCTTCAACATTAGTTCAGAGGAATTAATAACAGCATCAAGACTGGTGGCTAAGGTGGATAACGTGGCTCTTCAAGATGGCCATAGGCTATATCACCATTCAATGATTATTGGGGACGATGGTACATGGGCCATTATTCAACAGGGCCTTAACCCTGAAACAAAGTACGCTAGGAGGTATCATTGGTGGATGGAGACAAGCTTCATTAATAATCCACATGAGGGTATTGTGGGAGTTAAGAATGATCACGCATTAAACACGGTTAGCAGCATCAGTGAGAGGGCACGTTCAACAATAATTGATATTGTTAACCAAGACCCGGTGAAGGTAAATAGGGATTTATTGAGGGTGAAGTCAATGGTGAGGGGTTATGGGAATAAGTCAATTTTAAGCTACATAAGTGGCTCTGATTATGAGCCTCCATCCTACTATAACCCTAGGCTTAACATTATTGTGAACAGGGGGTTGGGTGTGAGTGAGGAAGCCTTAAGGAGGGCAAGGGGTGTTTCATCATTTAAGGACCTACTATTAGTTAAGGGCATGGGACCTAGCACAATGCTTGCCCTAGCCTTAATAGCGCAATTAATTTACGATACGCCAGTGGATTGGACTGATCCGGTAAACCTTGATCCTAGGAGGTTTGCCTTCGCATTGGGTGGTAAGGATGGTTCACCATACCCAATAAGTAAGGAAATATATGATACTGTTCTTGATCTTTTAAATAGAATTGTTGATAATATTAGTAAGGATAGTGGTTTAAAACCCTATTTGAAGCATATTGCTAAGGTCGCTAAAAAACTTAATCTACCTGTTGATTTGGTTAAACCAACGTACTAA